Proteins encoded together in one Chryseobacterium sp. G0201 window:
- a CDS encoding phosphoribosylanthranilate isomerase: MKLKVCGLTKLDQIQELISMNTDFLGFIFYEKSPRYVLNHLSLEDISNVNHRGKVGVFVNEKISRIIEIAQKANLNFIQLHGDESENFISELKEKLNSEIGIIKVLRIGNEKPESASSIQETINHQLNTSNYLLFDTDSKAFGGTGKQFDWNILNQIEIPLPYFLSGGISDENIDNIKILNQKPIALDINSKFELKAGNKDLDKISLFKAKM, translated from the coding sequence ATGAAACTTAAAGTCTGCGGATTAACAAAATTGGATCAGATTCAGGAATTAATTTCCATGAATACAGACTTTCTTGGCTTTATATTTTATGAAAAATCACCGAGATATGTTTTGAATCATTTAAGTTTAGAAGATATTTCAAATGTTAACCATCGAGGAAAAGTTGGCGTTTTTGTAAATGAAAAGATTAGCAGAATAATTGAAATCGCACAAAAAGCAAATTTGAATTTTATACAGCTTCACGGCGATGAAAGCGAAAATTTTATTTCTGAATTAAAAGAAAAACTGAATTCTGAAATTGGGATCATAAAAGTTTTAAGGATTGGAAATGAGAAACCGGAAAGCGCAAGTAGCATTCAGGAAACGATCAACCACCAACTAAATACCAGCAACTATTTACTTTTTGATACAGACAGCAAAGCTTTCGGAGGAACAGGAAAACAGTTCGACTGGAATATTTTAAATCAAATTGAAATTCCACTTCCCTATTTTTTGAGCGGCGGAATTTCAGACGAAAATATAGATAATATTAAAATTTTAAATCAAAAACCCATTGCATTAGATATCAATTCAAAGTTTGAATTGAAAGCAGGGAATAAAGATTTAGATAAAATAAGCTTATTTAAAGCTAAAATGTAA
- the trpC gene encoding indole-3-glycerol phosphate synthase TrpC, whose product MTILDKIIERKKEEITASKSKISIEELKNSEFFGRSTGSLKESIKSKSGVIAEFKRQSPSKGIINDQVSSLDVTSAYEKFEASGISILTDKDFFGGSFEDILSVRNHINIPILRKDFMVDEYQFYEAKSMGADVILLIASCLSVNQVQEFTELSHELGLEVLLEIHTEEELKHFNSKIDLVGINNRNLKDFKVDLQHSVNLKNLLPKDALSVAESGIYNIEDFNYLKEKGFDGFLMGEYFMKNKNPANTFEEFIKTVS is encoded by the coding sequence ATGACGATATTAGATAAAATAATAGAAAGGAAAAAGGAAGAAATTACAGCTTCAAAATCAAAAATTTCTATTGAAGAATTGAAGAATTCCGAGTTCTTTGGAAGAAGTACTGGTTCCTTAAAAGAATCTATAAAAAGTAAAAGCGGAGTTATTGCCGAGTTTAAAAGACAATCTCCTTCAAAAGGAATTATTAATGATCAGGTGTCATCTTTAGATGTTACTTCGGCTTATGAAAAATTTGAGGCGAGTGGAATTTCTATTTTGACGGATAAGGATTTTTTCGGTGGAAGTTTTGAAGATATTTTAAGTGTAAGAAATCACATCAACATTCCAATTTTACGAAAAGATTTCATGGTGGATGAATATCAGTTTTATGAAGCAAAAAGTATGGGAGCCGATGTTATTTTATTAATTGCGTCTTGTCTTTCAGTCAATCAGGTTCAGGAATTTACAGAGCTTTCTCATGAATTGGGTTTGGAAGTGTTATTGGAAATTCACACCGAAGAAGAATTGAAACATTTTAACTCAAAAATTGATTTGGTTGGAATTAACAACAGAAACTTAAAAGATTTTAAAGTCGATTTACAGCATTCTGTGAATTTAAAAAATCTACTCCCAAAAGATGCTTTATCCGTCGCAGAAAGCGGAATTTACAATATTGAAGATTTCAATTATTTAAAAGAAAAAGGGTTTGACGGATTTTTAATGGGCGAATATTTTATGAAAAATAAAAACCCCGCAAATACGTTTGAAGAATTTATAAAAACAGTTTCATGA
- the trpD gene encoding anthranilate phosphoribosyltransferase — translation MKEILEYLFNHHTLSKSEAKAIMIEIAQNKFNVIEVTAFISVFLMRNITLKELEGFREALLQMAATVNLDADDAIDIVGTGGDGKNTINISTLASFVVAGAGQKVTKHGNYGASTTTGASNVMEELGYIFKNDSEMLNRDLERANICFLHAPYFHPALQSVGALRRSLGLRTFFNLLGPLVNPAKPQFSMIGVYNLEIARIYQYLLQKDERDFILVHSLDGYDEISLTHDTKIITKNGEEIYSTEDLGFDSISQESIKAGETTQESAKIFRDILEGRGTKQQNSVILANAAVALHHTNKFGSYDDCLLLAQESLESGKALKSLELLLE, via the coding sequence ATGAAAGAAATCTTGGAATACCTGTTCAATCATCATACCTTATCAAAATCTGAAGCTAAGGCGATTATGATTGAGATCGCTCAAAATAAATTCAATGTGATTGAAGTAACTGCTTTTATCAGTGTTTTTCTGATGAGAAATATTACTTTGAAGGAGTTGGAAGGTTTCAGAGAAGCTTTGCTACAAATGGCAGCTACTGTAAATCTGGATGCCGATGACGCAATAGATATTGTTGGAACCGGAGGTGACGGTAAAAATACCATCAATATCTCAACACTAGCCAGTTTTGTAGTAGCCGGAGCTGGACAAAAAGTAACCAAACACGGAAATTACGGAGCATCAACTACCACAGGAGCATCAAATGTTATGGAGGAATTGGGTTATATCTTTAAAAATGACTCCGAAATGCTGAATAGAGATCTTGAAAGAGCCAATATCTGCTTTTTACATGCACCCTACTTTCATCCCGCATTACAATCTGTGGGAGCATTGAGAAGGTCTTTAGGTTTGAGAACATTTTTCAATTTGTTAGGTCCGTTGGTCAATCCTGCGAAGCCACAATTTTCAATGATCGGAGTTTACAATCTTGAAATTGCCCGAATTTACCAATATCTGTTACAAAAAGATGAGCGAGATTTCATTTTGGTTCATAGTTTAGACGGATATGATGAAATAAGTTTGACCCACGATACCAAAATTATCACTAAAAATGGAGAAGAAATCTATTCAACGGAAGATTTAGGTTTTGACTCCATCTCCCAAGAAAGTATAAAAGCTGGCGAAACAACGCAGGAATCTGCCAAGATTTTTAGAGATATTTTGGAAGGAAGAGGAACAAAACAGCAAAATTCTGTGATCTTAGCTAATGCTGCGGTTGCTTTACATCATACCAATAAATTCGGAAGTTATGACGACTGTCTTTTGTTGGCTCAGGAAAGCTTAGAAAGCGGAAAAGCATTGAAAAGCTTGGAGTTGTTGTTGGAGTAA
- a CDS encoding anthranilate synthase component II: MENTIRQSTIDNQPSTKILVFDNYDSFTYNLVQIIERVLDQKVDVVRNDQISLEEINKYDKIILSPGPGIPEEAGILLEVIKKYAPTKSILGVCLGQQAIAEAFGGSLINLSEIFHGVATSAELVKNDTKLFRNIPSGLAVGRYHSWAVDPKNFPQELEITAVDKDGMIMALQHKTYDVHGVQFHPESILTPDGEAIIKNFLLN; the protein is encoded by the coding sequence ATGGAAAACACTATAAGACAATCAACAATAGACAATCAACCATCAACTAAGATATTAGTTTTCGACAATTACGACAGCTTTACTTACAACCTCGTTCAAATCATCGAAAGAGTTTTAGATCAAAAAGTTGATGTGGTTAGAAATGATCAAATTTCTTTGGAAGAAATCAATAAATATGATAAAATAATTCTGTCTCCAGGCCCGGGAATTCCTGAAGAAGCGGGAATTTTGTTGGAAGTTATTAAAAAATATGCTCCTACAAAAAGTATTTTAGGCGTTTGTCTTGGCCAACAGGCCATTGCAGAAGCTTTTGGAGGAAGCTTAATTAATCTTTCTGAGATTTTTCACGGTGTGGCAACCTCGGCAGAATTAGTGAAAAATGACACTAAACTTTTTAGAAATATCCCAAGTGGTTTAGCAGTCGGAAGATATCACAGTTGGGCTGTAGATCCCAAAAATTTCCCGCAGGAACTGGAAATTACCGCAGTAGACAAAGACGGAATGATCATGGCTTTACAACATAAAACTTATGATGTACATGGTGTTCAGTTCCACCCTGAAAGTATTTTAACTCCAGACGGAGAAGCAATAATTAAAAATTTTCTTTTAAATTGA
- a CDS encoding four helix bundle protein — translation MDVWIESRKLTNLVYDSTKNYPKEELFGLTNQIRRCAISVPSNIAEGCGRNTSKETIHFLFIARGSLYELETQFYLSSDQNYLNNEKFTTILNQIIICKKLLNGFINYYRNK, via the coding sequence TTGGATGTTTGGATTGAATCAAGAAAGCTTACTAATCTAGTTTATGATTCAACTAAAAATTATCCTAAAGAAGAATTATTTGGACTAACAAATCAAATTAGGAGATGTGCCATTTCTGTTCCATCTAACATTGCTGAAGGCTGTGGAAGAAATACATCGAAAGAAACAATACATTTTCTTTTTATTGCAAGAGGTTCTTTATATGAATTGGAAACTCAGTTTTATTTATCATCAGACCAAAATTATTTAAACAACGAAAAATTTACAACGATCTTAAATCAAATAATCATTTGCAAAAAGTTGTTAAACGGATTTATTAATTATTACAGAAACAAATAA
- a CDS encoding anthranilate synthase component I family protein, whose translation MFNKKIKIKTVSKKTLGDLKTPMNIYLQLRDKFRDTILLESSDSKNIDNNFSFIAINAVAGIEIKNLNEFEIKLPKQEPIKQFIIEHKVADIFEDFTKIFECEKTNDPVEQTAQSLFGYTSFEAVQFFENVNFKAQSPEVEIPILRYRLYQYVIAINHYNDEMYIIENQIEGVKSELYLLESIIKNQNSVVYPFKKNGAETSNITNEEYLELVETAQKHCMRGDVFQLVLSRRFEQKFQGDEFNVYRALRNINPSPYLFFFDYGNYKLFGSSPESQLIIKNNKAIIHPIAGTFKRTGHFETDLQSIEELKADAKENAEHTMLVDLARNDLGKLGKNVTVTKLKEIQLFSHVIHMVSEVTADLPENTNPFEMVATTFPQGTLSGAPKHKALQLINKYEKDSRGYYGGCIGMIGLNGDCNQAIMIRTFLSKNNTLYYQAGAGLVAKSNPQSELEEVNNKLNALKKAVEKASNLVIDNG comes from the coding sequence ATGTTTAACAAAAAAATAAAGATAAAAACCGTTTCCAAAAAAACGCTGGGAGATCTGAAAACACCCATGAATATTTATCTGCAGCTTCGTGATAAGTTCAGAGATACTATTCTTTTGGAAAGTTCGGATTCTAAGAATATTGACAATAACTTTTCATTTATAGCCATCAACGCTGTAGCTGGAATCGAAATCAAAAATCTTAACGAATTTGAAATAAAACTTCCGAAACAGGAACCCATCAAGCAATTCATTATAGAGCATAAAGTTGCTGACATTTTTGAAGATTTCACTAAAATTTTCGAATGCGAAAAAACAAATGATCCTGTTGAGCAAACTGCTCAAAGCCTTTTTGGATATACAAGTTTTGAAGCAGTACAGTTCTTTGAAAATGTTAATTTTAAAGCTCAAAGTCCTGAAGTTGAGATTCCAATTCTCCGTTACAGACTTTATCAATATGTTATTGCCATCAATCATTACAACGATGAAATGTACATTATTGAAAATCAGATTGAAGGCGTGAAATCCGAGCTTTATTTATTGGAAAGCATCATTAAAAATCAAAATTCTGTTGTTTATCCTTTCAAAAAAAACGGAGCAGAAACCTCAAATATTACTAATGAAGAATACCTTGAATTAGTAGAGACAGCCCAAAAGCACTGCATGCGAGGAGACGTTTTTCAATTGGTATTAAGCAGAAGATTTGAACAGAAATTTCAGGGAGATGAGTTCAACGTTTATCGCGCTTTAAGAAATATTAATCCTTCCCCTTACTTATTCTTTTTCGATTACGGAAACTACAAGTTATTCGGTTCAAGCCCTGAAAGTCAGTTAATTATTAAAAACAACAAAGCGATCATTCACCCAATTGCAGGAACATTCAAAAGAACTGGACATTTTGAAACTGATCTTCAATCCATTGAAGAATTAAAAGCTGATGCTAAAGAAAATGCAGAACACACAATGTTGGTAGATCTTGCAAGAAATGATCTGGGAAAACTAGGAAAAAATGTAACCGTTACCAAACTGAAAGAAATCCAGCTTTTCTCACACGTTATTCACATGGTAAGCGAAGTTACCGCGGATTTACCTGAAAATACAAATCCTTTTGAAATGGTTGCCACCACTTTCCCACAGGGAACTTTAAGCGGTGCCCCGAAACACAAAGCGCTACAATTAATCAATAAATATGAAAAAGATTCCCGTGGATATTACGGTGGCTGCATCGGAATGATCGGGTTGAATGGTGACTGTAATCAAGCCATCATGATCAGAACCTTTTTAAGCAAAAACAATACTTTATATTATCAGGCCGGAGCCGGATTGGTTGCAAAATCAAATCCACAAAGTGAATTGGAAGAAGTCAACAATAAACTGAACGCTCTGAAAAAAGCAGTTGAAAAAGCAAGTAATTTGGTGATAGATAATGGTTGA
- a CDS encoding c-type cytochrome translates to MKKLFLTGCVSLLILSCSKKETPVDATSSETTTVSEPAKTNLSGDQIIETLDCSGCHSVNERMIGPSYKEIAEKYSEKDIELLASKIIEGGSGVWGGVPMSPHPQVSKEDAKKMVEYILSQKK, encoded by the coding sequence ATGAAAAAATTATTTTTAACAGGATGCGTAAGTTTACTTATTCTTTCCTGTTCTAAAAAAGAAACTCCAGTTGATGCCACATCTTCTGAAACAACTACCGTTTCGGAACCTGCAAAAACCAATCTTTCGGGCGATCAGATCATCGAAACGTTGGATTGTTCGGGGTGTCACAGTGTGAATGAAAGAATGATAGGACCTTCTTACAAGGAAATAGCAGAAAAATATTCTGAAAAAGATATTGAACTGCTGGCTTCCAAGATCATAGAAGGCGGAAGCGGAGTTTGGGGAGGCGTTCCGATGTCACCTCATCCACAGGTATCTAAAGAGGATGCCAAGAAAATGGTAGAATATATTTTAAGTCAGAAAAAGTAA
- the rlmF gene encoding 23S rRNA (adenine(1618)-N(6))-methyltransferase RlmF has product MTTEKLSLHARNQHRDPYDFGELISCVPELKQYVFINSYQTETINFSIPKAVKLLNKALLKHFYNVQNWDIPDSNLCPPIPGRADYVHYVADLLAEKQNEIPTGTSIKGLDIGTGANLVYPLIANRSYGWKMLGTDINKDSLENAQQILDHNPDLSSVIQLKKQSDSHFIFKNILGPKDKFTFSMCNPPFHDSEESALKGNLRKTKNINKSKVQKPLLNFGGQQSELWCEGGELAFISKMIEESSLYSSQILWFTCLVSKKDNLHKLTSILKKVKALDFKTIDMAQGQKISRILAWTFIPQKDRKDWF; this is encoded by the coding sequence ATGACTACTGAAAAACTCAGTCTGCACGCAAGAAATCAGCATCGTGATCCTTATGATTTTGGTGAGCTCATTTCCTGCGTGCCAGAACTGAAACAGTATGTTTTTATTAATTCTTATCAAACTGAAACGATTAATTTCAGCATTCCAAAGGCGGTAAAGTTGCTTAATAAAGCTTTATTGAAACATTTTTATAATGTGCAGAATTGGGATATTCCTGACTCAAATCTTTGTCCGCCCATTCCGGGAAGAGCAGATTATGTGCATTATGTTGCAGATTTATTAGCCGAAAAACAAAATGAAATTCCCACCGGAACTTCCATAAAAGGCTTGGATATTGGGACAGGAGCCAATCTTGTATATCCTTTAATTGCCAACAGATCTTATGGATGGAAGATGTTGGGAACCGATATCAATAAAGATTCTTTGGAAAATGCACAACAGATTTTAGATCACAATCCTGATTTATCATCTGTTATTCAATTAAAAAAACAGTCTGATTCTCATTTTATCTTCAAAAATATTTTAGGTCCAAAAGATAAATTCACATTTTCTATGTGCAATCCTCCTTTTCATGATTCTGAAGAATCGGCGTTAAAAGGAAATCTTAGGAAAACAAAAAACATTAACAAATCCAAAGTTCAAAAACCTCTCCTTAATTTTGGAGGACAACAGTCTGAACTGTGGTGTGAAGGCGGTGAATTGGCTTTCATCTCAAAAATGATCGAGGAAAGTTCTCTATATTCCTCACAAATTCTGTGGTTTACGTGTTTGGTTTCTAAAAAAGATAATTTACATAAGCTAACTTCTATTTTAAAGAAAGTCAAAGCTTTAGATTTCAAAACCATTGATATGGCTCAAGGGCAAAAAATAAGCAGAATATTAGCATGGACATTTATTCCTCAAAAAGATCGTAAAGATTGGTTCTGA
- a CDS encoding beta strand repeat-containing protein, whose translation MKKIIITISLIGSTGSINAQIGINTSNPTSSLDIVAKNATGTTTNVDGLIAPRVDRQRAQVMSAIPTGTLIYINDPATGTAAGQAVNITSVGYYYFEAGVWQKLTTPASINALAWNILGNTGTNSSTNYLGTADNQDLIFKRNNVQAGLLTTTNTSFGVSSIPTAVTGSGNTALGNNSLSTVTSGIRNVGIGINTGRGITTGGTNIAIGGNALSNTGASAVQRNIAIGDNALLANTGGNSNIAIGINAGAAITTGVNNTLLGDTAGNNISTGGNNIAIGNTTQIQSATTSNQMNVGNLLFGTGMNGTVTAPAGNIGINQPAPARKLDVNAAAAPIRVSNLQAVTPTTPATSVPLVLDTATGDIYQGKSSELLISNTNAIPNATPVNLTVTATAAAIGSTIGSLFNTTFTITRPAVVSMFYSMSTTFTTATGTVIADGTPRISFTWARISDSTGATIIQDNMGLSSVSHSNSVSVTSNLTGAYYSSANPHINLPAGTYRLDIFGSVSCSSSQSVRATYGSGTDNLYLKAEYN comes from the coding sequence ATGAAAAAAATTATTATAACAATCTCATTAATTGGTTCTACAGGATCCATCAATGCGCAAATTGGTATCAACACATCAAATCCAACGTCATCATTAGACATTGTAGCAAAAAATGCTACAGGAACTACCACCAATGTAGACGGATTAATTGCTCCGAGGGTAGACAGGCAAAGAGCGCAGGTCATGTCTGCCATTCCTACAGGGACGTTAATTTACATTAACGATCCAGCAACGGGAACCGCCGCAGGACAAGCCGTAAACATTACATCAGTGGGTTACTATTATTTTGAAGCCGGTGTTTGGCAGAAATTAACAACCCCCGCCTCTATTAATGCTTTAGCATGGAATATTTTAGGAAACACCGGAACAAATTCTTCTACCAATTATTTAGGAACAGCAGACAATCAAGACCTTATTTTTAAAAGAAATAATGTACAGGCAGGTTTATTAACCACAACCAATACATCCTTTGGCGTAAGTTCAATTCCAACAGCGGTAACAGGATCCGGAAATACAGCTTTAGGAAACAACTCTTTAAGCACCGTAACTTCAGGAATAAGAAACGTAGGAATAGGCATTAATACAGGAAGAGGAATTACAACCGGAGGCACCAATATTGCCATCGGAGGAAATGCCCTTTCTAATACCGGTGCTTCTGCAGTACAAAGGAATATTGCCATTGGAGACAATGCTTTACTGGCAAATACAGGAGGAAATTCTAATATTGCAATTGGCATCAATGCAGGAGCCGCAATCACAACAGGTGTAAACAACACTTTATTAGGCGATACAGCAGGAAATAATATTTCCACAGGAGGGAATAATATTGCCATAGGAAATACAACCCAAATACAGTCTGCAACAACAAGCAATCAGATGAATGTTGGAAACTTGCTTTTTGGAACAGGAATGAATGGAACTGTAACTGCTCCTGCAGGAAATATAGGAATAAATCAACCTGCTCCTGCAAGAAAACTTGATGTAAATGCGGCTGCTGCTCCTATAAGAGTATCAAATTTACAGGCCGTTACTCCAACAACGCCGGCGACTTCCGTTCCTTTAGTATTAGATACCGCAACAGGTGATATTTATCAAGGAAAATCTTCAGAACTTCTAATTTCAAACACTAATGCTATTCCTAATGCAACTCCTGTAAACTTAACTGTAACGGCTACTGCAGCTGCGATAGGTTCTACAATTGGATCATTATTTAATACAACATTTACCATTACACGTCCGGCCGTTGTTTCAATGTTTTACTCAATGTCAACAACATTTACAACAGCAACAGGAACCGTAATCGCCGACGGAACTCCAAGAATTTCATTTACCTGGGCAAGAATTTCAGATTCTACGGGAGCTACTATTATTCAGGATAATATGGGATTATCATCGGTTTCACATTCAAATAGTGTGAGTGTTACCTCAAATTTAACCGGAGCATATTATAGTTCTGCCAATCCTCATATTAATCTTCCGGCAGGAACCTATAGACTTGATATTTTCGGTTCGGTATCTTGTTCAAGTTCACAATCTGTGCGAGCAACTTATGGTTCCGGAACAGATAATTTATATTTAAAAGCTGAATATAATTGA
- the lysS gene encoding lysine--tRNA ligase: MQLSEQEIIRREKLNKLVEMGINAFPAEEYTITDTTESIKQDFAESKHVKIAGRLMSRRIQGKASFAELQDSTGKIQVYFNRDEICTGEDKTLYNEVYKHLLDIGDIIGIEGDLFTTQVGEKTVLVKNFTLLTKALRPLPQAKTDENGVVHDAFNDPEMRYRQRYVDLTVNPHVKEVFVKRTKLFNAMRNFFNNAGYFEVETPILQSIPGGAAARPFMTHHNALDIPLYLRIANELYLKRLIVGGFDGVYEFSKNFRNEGMDRTHNPEFTAMEIYVAYKDYNWMMDFTEKLLEFCATQVNGSTESTFGEHNISWKAPYPRVSMTEAIQKFTGFDITGKTEQELFDFAKSIGIDVNETMGKGKLIDEIFGEKCEGNFIQPTFITDYPIEMSPLTKKHRSKEGLTERFELMVCGKEIANAYSELNDPIDQRERFEEQLKLSEKGDDEAGQFIDEDFLRALEYGMPPTSGLGIGMDRLIMFLTNNASIQEVLFFPQMKPEKAVVQIELGEDENAILDILKTQEEAFSLAEVKEKSKLSGKKWDKASKVLTKNNLVKVEKVDENVFMKLV, encoded by the coding sequence ATGCAATTATCAGAACAGGAAATAATACGAAGAGAAAAGCTTAATAAACTTGTTGAAATGGGGATTAACGCATTCCCTGCGGAAGAATATACAATCACAGACACTACAGAATCTATAAAACAGGACTTCGCTGAAAGTAAACACGTGAAGATCGCTGGTAGATTGATGTCCCGCAGAATTCAAGGGAAGGCTTCTTTTGCTGAATTGCAGGATTCTACAGGTAAAATTCAGGTATATTTCAACAGAGACGAGATCTGTACAGGAGAAGATAAAACGTTATATAATGAAGTATACAAGCACCTTTTAGATATCGGTGATATTATCGGTATTGAAGGAGATTTGTTTACAACTCAGGTGGGTGAGAAGACAGTTTTGGTTAAAAACTTTACGCTTCTTACCAAAGCTTTACGTCCGCTTCCTCAAGCTAAAACTGACGAAAACGGAGTAGTGCATGACGCATTCAACGATCCTGAAATGAGATACAGACAGCGTTATGTAGATTTAACGGTAAATCCTCATGTGAAAGAAGTTTTCGTGAAAAGAACAAAATTGTTCAATGCCATGAGAAATTTCTTCAATAATGCAGGATATTTTGAGGTTGAAACTCCAATTCTTCAGTCGATCCCTGGTGGAGCTGCTGCAAGACCGTTTATGACGCATCACAATGCGTTGGATATTCCATTATATTTAAGAATTGCGAACGAATTATATCTGAAAAGATTGATCGTTGGTGGTTTCGACGGTGTTTATGAATTCTCAAAAAACTTCAGAAATGAAGGGATGGACAGAACGCACAACCCGGAATTTACAGCAATGGAGATTTATGTAGCCTACAAAGACTACAACTGGATGATGGATTTCACAGAAAAATTATTAGAATTCTGTGCAACTCAGGTTAACGGAAGTACAGAATCAACTTTCGGCGAACATAATATCAGCTGGAAAGCTCCTTATCCAAGAGTTTCTATGACGGAAGCTATTCAGAAGTTTACAGGTTTCGATATTACAGGAAAAACTGAACAGGAATTGTTTGATTTTGCTAAATCTATCGGAATTGATGTAAACGAAACCATGGGTAAAGGAAAATTAATCGATGAAATTTTTGGTGAAAAATGTGAAGGAAACTTCATTCAGCCGACTTTCATTACAGATTACCCGATCGAAATGTCGCCTCTTACTAAAAAACATAGAAGCAAAGAAGGTCTTACAGAGCGTTTTGAATTAATGGTTTGCGGTAAAGAAATCGCGAACGCTTATTCTGAGCTTAATGACCCGATTGATCAAAGAGAACGTTTTGAAGAGCAGTTGAAATTATCTGAAAAAGGTGATGATGAAGCTGGTCAGTTCATTGACGAAGATTTCTTGAGAGCGTTGGAATACGGGATGCCGCCAACGTCTGGTTTAGGAATCGGAATGGATAGATTAATTATGTTCTTAACAAATAATGCATCTATTCAGGAGGTATTATTCTTCCCTCAAATGAAACCTGAAAAAGCAGTCGTTCAAATTGAATTGGGAGAAGATGAAAATGCAATCCTAGACATTTTAAAAACTCAGGAAGAAGCATTTTCTCTAGCTGAAGTGAAAGAAAAAAGCAAACTTTCCGGTAAAAAATGGGATAAAGCTTCTAAAGTTTTAACTAAAAATAATTTGGTTAAAGTTGAGAAAGTTGATGAAAATGTTTTCATGAAATTGGTTTAA
- a CDS encoding OmpA family protein — MKLILFCLLIFSSVGIDAQMLTSVYFEHDSSELNEESKKKLDSLAQLKTNLTFSVFGNCDPSGSVGYNKVLSEKRANTVSKYLQEKIGNTINLKSTVGLGDEKQINDSSTDELRGKNRRVDVFIEQGQEISQKEFPSFLNTNISEMKVKETFSLPNVNFIGNRHVWLPNGNESVKQLLKIMKENPTLEIELQGHICCDYENFDGKDIDLGTFNLSWTRANAIKEFLQMQGIDSSRIKAVGLGHLNPLIYPERTEANRVKNRRVEVVLIKK; from the coding sequence ATGAAACTCATTCTGTTTTGCCTTCTGATTTTCTCTTCTGTCGGGATTGATGCGCAAATGCTCACATCGGTTTATTTTGAGCATGACAGTTCGGAACTTAATGAAGAATCTAAAAAGAAATTGGATAGTCTGGCTCAATTAAAAACCAATTTAACATTCAGCGTTTTTGGGAATTGTGATCCTTCGGGAAGTGTAGGATATAACAAGGTTTTATCCGAAAAAAGAGCCAATACAGTCAGTAAATATTTACAGGAAAAAATCGGAAATACTATCAATTTGAAAAGTACTGTTGGCTTAGGCGATGAAAAGCAGATCAATGACAGCAGTACAGATGAATTGCGAGGAAAAAACAGAAGAGTAGATGTATTTATTGAACAGGGACAGGAAATTTCACAAAAAGAATTTCCTAGTTTTTTGAATACAAACATTTCAGAAATGAAAGTGAAAGAAACATTTTCGTTGCCTAACGTTAATTTTATTGGAAACCGTCATGTCTGGCTTCCAAACGGTAACGAAAGTGTTAAGCAGCTCTTAAAAATAATGAAAGAAAATCCGACATTGGAGATCGAATTACAAGGTCATATTTGCTGTGATTACGAAAATTTTGATGGTAAAGATATTGATTTGGGAACCTTTAATCTTTCCTGGACGAGAGCTAATGCAATTAAGGAATTTCTACAAATGCAAGGAATCGATTCTAGCCGAATAAAAGCCGTTGGACTAGGTCATCTTAATCCATTAATTTATCCTGAACGTACAGAAGCAAATCGTGTTAAGAATAGGAGAGTGGAAGTTGTTTTGATTAAAAAATAA